In the Terriglobia bacterium genome, one interval contains:
- a CDS encoding DUF1972 domain-containing protein, translating to MNIGILGTRGIPANYGGFETFAEECGAGLAARGHSVTVYGRSHYVPPGLRRHRNVALVVLPTLRWKFTDTVVHTFVSVLHAIFLQFDVILICNAANSIYAWLPRVFGTPVVVNVDGIERMRRKWNWLGRSYYRLCEHFSVWFPSTIVTDARVIEHYYRERYNAASVFIPYGAVTGKPHGRTTLDALGVEPGKYYLYVSRLEPENNAHLVVRAFAKVLTAKRLIVVGDAPYARDYIRDLKQIQDPRILFPGAIYGEGYRELQAHAFCYIHATEVGGTHPALIEAMGQGNLIVANGTPENSEVLGDAGIFYRKNDMADMAHCLQDVADFPDKYAGLRQAARDRALRLYSWDSVVSQYEELFASLVKTRSQESGVRSQKKNQL from the coding sequence CTGAATATCGGCATTCTGGGAACCAGGGGCATTCCTGCCAACTATGGGGGGTTTGAGACCTTTGCCGAAGAGTGCGGCGCCGGGCTGGCCGCCCGCGGCCACAGCGTCACCGTTTACGGCCGCTCTCACTACGTGCCACCCGGGCTGCGGCGCCACCGCAATGTCGCCCTCGTGGTCCTGCCGACGCTCCGCTGGAAATTCACCGACACCGTTGTCCACACTTTCGTGTCGGTCCTGCACGCGATCTTCCTGCAGTTTGATGTCATCCTCATCTGCAACGCAGCCAACAGCATTTATGCCTGGTTGCCCCGCGTCTTCGGCACGCCGGTCGTGGTGAACGTTGACGGCATCGAGCGCATGCGCCGGAAATGGAACTGGCTCGGCCGGAGCTACTACCGCCTGTGCGAGCACTTCTCCGTCTGGTTCCCGAGCACCATCGTCACCGATGCGCGGGTTATAGAACATTACTATCGCGAGAGGTACAACGCGGCATCGGTCTTCATACCCTATGGAGCCGTCACCGGAAAGCCGCATGGGCGGACGACGCTGGACGCCCTGGGCGTAGAGCCGGGAAAATACTATCTCTACGTAAGCCGTCTCGAACCTGAGAACAACGCACACCTGGTCGTCCGCGCTTTCGCAAAGGTGCTCACCGCCAAACGCCTGATTGTGGTCGGAGATGCCCCCTACGCACGCGACTATATCCGAGACCTCAAGCAGATCCAGGATCCACGCATCCTCTTCCCAGGCGCGATTTATGGCGAAGGCTATCGGGAGCTGCAGGCGCATGCCTTCTGCTACATCCATGCCACAGAGGTCGGAGGCACACACCCGGCGCTGATCGAAGCCATGGGACAGGGGAACCTTATCGTTGCCAACGGCACGCCGGAGAACTCCGAGGTGCTTGGTGACGCAGGCATCTTCTACCGTAAAAACGACATGGCAGACATGGCGCACTGCCTGCAGGACGTGGCGGACTTTCCCGACAAATATGCCGGCCTCAGGCAGGCAGCCCGCGACCGCGCCCTGAGGCTCTACTCGTGGGATAGCGTCGTTTCGCAGTACGAGGAGCTCTTCGCTTCGCTGGTGAAAACCAGGAGTCAGGAGTCAGGAGTCAGGAGTCAGAAGAAAAATCAGCTCTGA
- a CDS encoding PEP-CTERM sorting domain-containing protein gives MKRILALMSLLMLMIAAHATADTIYLDPATLHLGPGAGTHCAQGCAGDPNSIGLNRLDIFQNQGGADFLVNPLLLILAVPNATNPNLFSSSSISSVSAYNPYSSYPGGFSSGSATFGYAGGAYGWSGSGYNGSMTTGEVYGFLGLNSPHDNSNNFGNFAGTDSSLFGITATGYGIYVFGLTTALGAQGIVDVQFSSNLPLGTIAAAYGESIKKNNSITIYDNPYTEAGVVGGPPQLPEPSTLLLLGTGLATLGLWRWKRTR, from the coding sequence ATGAAACGAATCCTAGCTCTCATGTCGCTGTTGATGCTGATGATAGCTGCGCATGCGACAGCGGACACGATCTATCTTGATCCAGCGACTCTACATCTGGGGCCCGGAGCAGGCACCCATTGTGCCCAAGGATGTGCCGGAGATCCCAATTCAATCGGCTTGAACCGCTTGGACATTTTTCAGAATCAGGGTGGCGCGGATTTCCTGGTAAATCCGCTCTTGTTGATCCTGGCAGTGCCCAACGCGACAAATCCGAATCTGTTCAGCTCCAGCTCGATCTCCAGCGTAAGTGCGTACAATCCTTATAGCAGCTATCCGGGTGGATTCTCCTCCGGAAGCGCCACGTTTGGATACGCCGGCGGGGCTTATGGATGGTCTGGGAGCGGATATAACGGGAGCATGACCACAGGGGAGGTCTATGGCTTCCTGGGCTTGAATTCACCGCACGATAACTCGAACAACTTTGGCAACTTTGCGGGCACCGATTCAAGTCTGTTCGGCATTACTGCCACCGGATACGGGATCTATGTATTTGGTTTAACCACGGCTCTTGGCGCACAGGGCATAGTAGATGTGCAATTCTCCTCCAATTTGCCGCTTGGTACGATCGCAGCCGCATACGGCGAGAGCATTAAGAAAAATAACAGCATCACAATCTACGACAATCCCTACACGGAAGCCGGAGTCGTCGGTGGGCCACCGCAGTTGCCGGAACCGAGCACTCTTTTGCTGCTTGGTACCGGCCTCGCCACGCTCGGCCTCTGGCGCTGGAAGAGAACGCGCTGA
- a CDS encoding ABC transporter ATP-binding protein, producing MPVIQVQHLSKKYAIYDRPWDKLREVLHLARGPRHREFWALEDVSFEVEKGQTLGIIGQNGSGKSTLLQILAGIMRQTRGDCFVTGKVSALLELGSGFNPEFTGRENVFMNGAILGMDKRQMQQRFDAIARFAEIGDFMEQPVKTYSSGMFMRLAFAVAVNVDPEILLVDEALAVGDLIFQHRCMHRMNQLRSSGKTTVLVTHDLAAVTKFCDRALLLDAGRLLEAGPPEKVVNKYRVLIFERMRRYGGSEGDGRESTEGAVITASGEMPVVRTIPNIDHRFGNGKARVIGIELLDAKGSPTREVFGGETVLLRISAEFLQDVPRPILGYTLRDRLGVEISACNTSYAGTLLPAARGGQIYTSDFQIRLPRMAAGGYSFAPAVAEGDIQKHDMCDWIDNALVFSLQGDELVYGMLKMDVDVRTYSSDATESGE from the coding sequence ATGCCCGTCATCCAGGTCCAACACCTGTCCAAGAAGTACGCGATCTACGACCGGCCCTGGGACAAGCTGCGCGAAGTGCTTCACCTGGCGCGCGGGCCGCGGCACCGGGAATTCTGGGCGCTCGAGGACGTCTCCTTCGAAGTCGAAAAAGGCCAGACTCTCGGCATCATCGGCCAGAACGGTTCGGGGAAAAGCACGCTCCTGCAAATCCTGGCGGGAATCATGCGCCAGACCCGGGGTGATTGCTTCGTTACCGGAAAGGTCTCTGCCCTGCTGGAGCTGGGCTCGGGATTTAATCCGGAGTTCACGGGTCGGGAAAACGTCTTCATGAACGGCGCCATCCTGGGAATGGACAAACGCCAGATGCAGCAACGCTTTGATGCGATCGCCAGGTTTGCCGAGATCGGCGACTTCATGGAGCAGCCGGTCAAGACTTACTCGAGCGGCATGTTCATGCGGCTGGCATTCGCGGTGGCGGTCAATGTCGATCCCGAGATCCTGCTGGTGGACGAGGCCCTCGCCGTCGGCGACCTGATCTTCCAGCATCGCTGCATGCACCGGATGAATCAGTTGCGCTCCAGCGGAAAAACAACCGTTCTGGTAACGCATGATCTGGCAGCCGTGACCAAGTTCTGTGATCGGGCGCTGCTCCTCGATGCCGGCCGCCTGCTCGAGGCCGGGCCGCCCGAAAAGGTCGTGAACAAGTATCGAGTCCTGATCTTCGAGCGCATGCGCCGCTACGGTGGCTCGGAGGGTGATGGAAGAGAATCGACGGAAGGGGCCGTTATCACCGCGAGCGGAGAAATGCCGGTCGTGCGCACGATTCCGAACATCGATCACCGGTTCGGAAATGGAAAGGCCAGGGTGATCGGCATTGAGCTGCTTGATGCGAAAGGGAGCCCGACCAGGGAGGTTTTCGGCGGCGAAACCGTCCTGCTGCGGATCTCGGCGGAATTCCTGCAGGATGTTCCGCGGCCCATTCTGGGCTACACCTTGCGCGACCGGCTCGGCGTCGAGATCTCCGCCTGCAACACAAGCTATGCGGGTACCCTTCTGCCTGCCGCACGCGGAGGCCAGATCTATACGAGCGACTTTCAGATCCGTCTGCCACGCATGGCCGCCGGAGGCTACTCCTTTGCCCCCGCTGTCGCCGAGGGGGACATCCAGAAGCACGACATGTGCGATTGGATCGACAACGCCCTTGTGTTCAGTTTGCAGGGCGATGAACTGGTCTACGGCATGCTCAAGATGGACGTCGACGTGCGCACTTACTCCTCAGACGCAACGGAGAGCGGAGAGTGA
- a CDS encoding glycosyltransferase family 2 protein, whose translation MTPRVLISIVTHNSAHYLKRCLESLRAQTWRDCVVCLADNASTDGSLGIAAEYADFLGTIHRLKRNVGFCAAQNQLIAATPSDYVLVLNPDVVLEPPFLAILVSALEQDARAGSATGKLWRWQPGAETGTAAAPPLSEQVLDTTGMYLTPNQRHLDRGSGEPDRGQYESREYVFGASGAAALYRRAMLEEAKAGEEYFDEAFFAYREDADLAWRAQWLGWRCLYVPEAHGFHVRRVLPERRAALPADINMHSFKNRFLLRIKNMDAGTYARFLLPITARDAAALGYVLVREPSSLRAFPLLCKALPRAWAQRKALRGRRRVAPRELRSWFSKCPVSKPHRVGSGSGHPDPGVRNGPGFARNRKP comes from the coding sequence ATGACCCCGCGCGTGCTCATCAGCATCGTCACTCACAACTCGGCGCATTATCTGAAGCGCTGCCTCGAGAGCCTGAGGGCACAGACCTGGCGCGACTGCGTCGTCTGCCTCGCAGACAACGCTTCCACCGACGGGTCGCTCGGAATCGCCGCGGAGTACGCGGATTTCCTGGGAACGATCCACCGCCTGAAGAGAAACGTCGGTTTCTGTGCCGCCCAAAACCAGCTGATCGCAGCGACGCCGTCGGACTATGTCCTGGTGCTGAATCCGGATGTAGTGCTCGAACCCCCCTTTCTGGCGATCCTGGTCAGCGCACTGGAGCAGGACGCCAGGGCTGGATCGGCGACCGGAAAGCTCTGGCGCTGGCAGCCCGGAGCAGAGACCGGCACAGCTGCCGCTCCGCCACTCTCGGAGCAGGTGCTTGATACGACGGGGATGTACCTGACTCCCAACCAGCGTCATCTCGATCGCGGCTCCGGCGAGCCGGACCGGGGTCAATATGAGAGCCGCGAATATGTCTTCGGAGCTTCAGGCGCCGCTGCGCTCTATCGCCGCGCCATGCTCGAGGAGGCCAAGGCCGGCGAGGAGTATTTCGACGAGGCGTTCTTCGCCTACCGCGAAGACGCCGATCTGGCCTGGCGCGCCCAGTGGTTGGGTTGGCGCTGCCTTTATGTGCCGGAAGCGCACGGCTTCCACGTGCGCAGAGTGTTGCCGGAACGGCGCGCCGCGCTGCCCGCCGACATCAACATGCACTCCTTTAAGAACCGCTTTCTCCTGCGTATCAAGAACATGGATGCCGGCACCTATGCGCGCTTCCTGTTGCCCATCACCGCGCGCGATGCCGCGGCGCTCGGTTACGTCCTCGTGCGCGAGCCCTCGTCATTACGGGCCTTCCCCCTGCTCTGCAAAGCCTTGCCGCGCGCGTGGGCGCAGCGCAAAGCTCTGCGCGGGCGGCGCCGCGTGGCACCGCGCGAACTCCGCTCCTGGTTCTCGAAGTGCCCGGTCTCAAAGCCTCACAGAGTGGGGTCGGGAAGCGGGCATCCTGATCCGGGTGTCAGGAACGGTCCGGGGTTTGCCCGCAACCGGAAGCCGTAA
- a CDS encoding glycosyltransferase family 2 protein, with the protein MVSIVIVNWNSGPLLEHCVCSLREHAAGCEIIVVDNASRDSSLEFIGRAGSPLLLLRNDQNAGFATACNQGWHRGQGEKILFLNPDAESLAGGVEGLAQRLESEPVVWAVGGRLLDAAGAHQAGFNVRAFPSIGAVAAEMLLLEELWPRNPWTRRYRMTDWDYSSPGDVDQPAAACLMVRRAALESLGGFDERFRPAWFEDVDLCKRIRDAGGRIVFEPRARFLHHGAVSLRNLTREEFLRCYHANQIRYFEKHHGSAASARVRRLVVAGLYLRALLAAPAAPFRGRSAATPARAYWRVARDLAGAREARA; encoded by the coding sequence ATGGTATCCATCGTCATCGTCAACTGGAACTCAGGTCCGCTTCTGGAGCACTGTGTCTGTTCGCTTCGTGAGCACGCAGCCGGTTGTGAGATCATCGTCGTCGACAATGCTTCCAGAGATTCCAGTCTCGAGTTCATTGGCCGGGCCGGCAGCCCCCTGCTACTGCTGCGGAACGATCAGAACGCTGGTTTTGCAACGGCCTGCAATCAGGGCTGGCACCGAGGGCAGGGGGAGAAGATCCTGTTCCTGAATCCCGATGCCGAAAGCCTGGCGGGCGGAGTTGAAGGCCTGGCTCAGCGACTCGAGAGTGAACCGGTCGTCTGGGCCGTCGGCGGGCGCCTGCTCGACGCTGCGGGCGCGCATCAGGCGGGCTTTAATGTGCGCGCCTTTCCCAGCATCGGGGCAGTAGCAGCAGAAATGCTGCTGCTCGAAGAACTCTGGCCTCGGAATCCCTGGACACGTCGCTACCGCATGACCGATTGGGATTACAGTTCACCCGGAGACGTGGATCAGCCTGCAGCAGCCTGCCTGATGGTGCGGCGTGCGGCGCTCGAATCCTTGGGCGGCTTCGACGAACGCTTCCGGCCTGCCTGGTTTGAAGACGTCGATTTGTGCAAGCGCATCCGCGATGCGGGCGGCCGGATCGTATTCGAGCCGCGCGCGCGTTTCCTGCATCACGGCGCCGTCAGCTTGCGCAATCTCACCCGCGAAGAATTCCTGAGATGCTATCACGCCAACCAGATCCGCTACTTCGAAAAACACCACGGCAGCGCGGCATCGGCGCGCGTGCGACGGTTAGTCGTTGCGGGCCTGTACCTGCGCGCCCTGCTGGCGGCGCCGGCAGCCCCGTTTCGGGGCCGCTCCGCCGCCACGCCCGCACGCGCTTATTGGAGAGTTGCACGTGACCTCGCCGGCGCGCGGGAGGCACGCGCATGA
- a CDS encoding glycosyltransferase family 9 protein encodes MIAHYDCRHFLGHKPCIYRRPCEDCPHYAPFGKRILIIKLAAVGDVLRTTPLLRGLRRAYPDSHITWLTESDAVPLLQGVGEIDRLVPYSFESVLQIGRETFDQLYCLDKEPKAIAMAMGVQASDRIGFGMSRYGNVKPLSPNSEYMFELGIDDLLKFRLNSKTYPELLFECAGLPYPKPQEYLLPDLVAEIAAGRELLRTLGIAPGGLKVGLNTGASDLFATKKWTEEGYAELADLLARQLGATALLLGGPAEAERNARIAAAAAHAPVNAGTHHSLRSFAGIIGNLDLIVTGDTLAMHIAIGLGVPALVILGATCHKEIELYGRGAMIVSDFECSPCYLSACPKKTTCMRAIPAQRVFGAAARLLRR; translated from the coding sequence ATGATTGCTCACTATGACTGCCGGCACTTCCTGGGGCACAAACCCTGCATCTACCGCCGCCCATGTGAGGATTGCCCGCACTACGCGCCCTTCGGGAAACGCATCCTGATCATCAAACTCGCCGCCGTGGGCGACGTCCTGCGCACGACCCCCCTGCTGCGCGGCTTGAGGCGCGCTTATCCGGACTCGCACATCACATGGCTGACCGAGTCTGATGCTGTGCCTTTGCTGCAGGGGGTGGGGGAGATCGACCGGCTGGTACCGTACAGCTTCGAAAGCGTCCTCCAGATCGGCCGCGAAACTTTCGACCAGCTTTACTGTCTTGACAAAGAGCCGAAAGCGATCGCGATGGCCATGGGCGTTCAGGCGAGCGATCGCATCGGTTTTGGCATGAGCAGGTACGGCAATGTCAAGCCGCTGAGCCCCAACTCTGAGTACATGTTCGAGCTCGGCATCGACGATCTGCTGAAATTCCGCCTCAACTCCAAGACTTACCCGGAGCTGCTATTTGAGTGCGCCGGGCTCCCCTATCCCAAACCACAGGAGTATCTGCTGCCGGACTTGGTGGCCGAGATCGCCGCGGGACGGGAGTTGCTGCGCACATTGGGAATCGCGCCCGGGGGCTTGAAAGTCGGCCTGAATACGGGTGCGAGCGATCTCTTTGCCACCAAGAAATGGACCGAAGAGGGTTACGCCGAGCTGGCCGATCTGCTAGCACGCCAACTCGGAGCTACGGCCTTGCTCCTTGGGGGACCCGCGGAAGCGGAACGCAACGCCCGCATCGCGGCCGCTGCGGCTCATGCGCCGGTGAACGCAGGGACGCATCACTCTCTGCGCAGCTTTGCCGGAATCATCGGAAACCTCGATCTGATTGTCACCGGCGACACGCTCGCCATGCATATCGCCATCGGGTTGGGGGTACCCGCGCTCGTCATTCTCGGCGCCACCTGTCACAAGGAGATCGAACTCTACGGCCGGGGGGCGATGATCGTTTCCGACTTCGAGTGCAGCCCCTGTTATCTGAGCGCATGCCCGAAAAAGACAACGTGCATGCGGGCCATCCCGGCACAGAGGGTGTTCGGTGCCGCTGCCCGGCTGCTGCGCCGCTGA
- a CDS encoding ABC transporter permease, with amino-acid sequence MGAGARVHPVRTPWVILSNFFYKIYLQHDLIRNFVVRDLKGRYIGSFMGFFWSVIHPIVLLTSYAFVFMKIFGVGAPPDSGTTNFPLFLFCSILPWLFFQDTLQRSSTVIVDNANLVTKTLFPTEILPLTVLLAGLVNHLIGFAILLGIIFSVLGKVSIFILLVPIYLVILMLFTLGLAWFISSLNVFVRDISQVLTVILTFWFWLTPIFYTGIKVPAKYSFVVRWNPLAHVVTGYRDCLLRMRMPDLQSLALLALASLAVFVAGGLFFRHIKREFVDVL; translated from the coding sequence ATGGGAGCGGGCGCGAGAGTTCATCCGGTCCGGACGCCGTGGGTCATCCTCAGCAACTTCTTTTACAAGATTTATCTTCAGCACGATCTAATCCGCAATTTCGTGGTGCGCGACCTGAAGGGACGCTACATCGGATCGTTTATGGGTTTCTTCTGGAGTGTGATCCACCCGATCGTTCTGCTTACAAGCTATGCCTTTGTCTTCATGAAGATCTTCGGCGTGGGGGCGCCGCCCGACAGCGGCACGACCAACTTCCCGCTGTTTCTTTTTTGCAGCATCCTCCCCTGGCTCTTCTTCCAGGACACGCTGCAACGCTCGAGCACGGTCATAGTGGACAACGCCAACCTCGTAACCAAAACCCTGTTTCCGACTGAGATTCTGCCCTTGACCGTGCTGCTTGCTGGATTGGTCAATCACTTGATCGGCTTCGCAATCCTGCTGGGCATAATTTTCTCTGTCTTGGGCAAGGTGAGTATTTTCATCCTGCTGGTTCCGATCTATCTCGTCATCCTGATGCTTTTCACACTCGGGTTAGCCTGGTTTATCTCCAGTCTGAACGTCTTTGTTCGGGACATTTCCCAGGTGCTTACCGTAATCCTGACTTTCTGGTTCTGGCTTACGCCGATTTTCTATACCGGGATTAAGGTTCCTGCGAAGTATTCCTTTGTCGTCCGTTGGAATCCGCTGGCTCATGTGGTGACCGGCTACCGAGACTGCCTGCTGCGCATGAGGATGCCGGATCTTCAGTCGCTGGCGCTGCTCGCATTGGCATCCCTGGCCGTGTTTGTGGCCGGCGGTCTGTTTTTCCGCCATATCAAACGTGAATTCGTGGATGTGCTCTAA
- a CDS encoding glycosyltransferase → MNEKPRNAQNARGTFRVFRGLILAVMTLLLTPLLALLAAALLLLNLIGRTARAGRKPEPADAKPLSGLASIVILNWNGRDLLAQGLPSIVEAVRRDGRPHEILVVDNGSSDGSREYIHASFPQVRLLELPENLGFARGNNAGVRAARHDIVVLLNNDMVVDPGFLRPLLDGFGPDTFAVSSLIHHQDPSTRREETGMTTAVFRRGFIDFAHRDVDEQELLRPCYPAFWAGGGSSAFHRERFLMLGGFQEIFSPAYVEDTDLSFRAWKAGWEVLFAPGSIVYHKHRATSSRRFAPAELQTLIQRNQFLFLWKNIQSWPLLLAHSTFLPWNCYRLARDHGLIVWRSLLQAVVRLPALVRARLRAAFREARADTEVFKLLAMPALYFARLRSAHRIQPREPSRVLWMTAYLPYLGRHAGAGRMYHLLRRITRRYRVTLLTFIEGEEEKQFLPELESMCEMVIAMPRLAPPRWQPFAYEPFREFLIPQMEQAMQLCLESRDFDLIQLEYTQMAGYAQKALGIPTLLTKHEVDFAAWARRARVESNPLLKLRWFYNYLQVLDREVALQHRVDAAICMTDPDMQELRRFCPSAPVHVINTGVDLDYFQPPEQPASGGRLVFVGAFQHEPNTDAMVYFCSQVLPLLRAKVSGTELFIIGSNPSPRILSLADIPGVRVTGFVPDIRPFMASGSVYVVPLRLGVGIRGKILEAWGMALPVVATSVACAGLRYRDGENLMVADTAEDFAARVAALLKDPARRERMGREGRKVAEQFYGWDAVASQLDGLYQTYMAQAPQNGIEVRRPGAAL, encoded by the coding sequence GTGAACGAAAAACCACGAAACGCACAAAACGCACGAGGAACTTTTCGTGTGTTTCGTGGTTTGATCCTTGCCGTTATGACTTTGCTGCTGACGCCCTTGCTCGCGTTGCTGGCAGCAGCTTTGCTTTTGCTCAATCTCATCGGGCGGACCGCACGCGCCGGCAGGAAACCGGAGCCCGCCGATGCCAAGCCGTTGTCCGGGCTCGCTTCCATCGTCATCCTCAACTGGAACGGGAGGGATCTGCTCGCGCAAGGGCTCCCTTCCATTGTTGAGGCGGTGCGGCGTGACGGACGACCGCATGAAATCCTGGTCGTGGATAACGGCAGCAGCGATGGCTCGCGAGAGTACATCCATGCCTCATTCCCGCAGGTGCGCCTCCTCGAGCTGCCTGAAAACCTGGGATTTGCGCGCGGGAACAATGCCGGCGTGCGGGCCGCGCGTCACGACATCGTCGTCCTGCTCAACAACGACATGGTGGTCGACCCCGGATTTCTCCGCCCGCTGCTCGACGGCTTCGGGCCGGACACTTTCGCGGTATCGAGCCTCATCCATCACCAGGACCCATCGACGCGGCGGGAAGAGACCGGCATGACCACCGCGGTATTCCGCCGGGGCTTCATCGATTTCGCCCACCGCGATGTCGATGAGCAGGAACTGCTCCGGCCCTGCTATCCTGCCTTCTGGGCAGGCGGCGGATCCTCTGCCTTCCACCGCGAGCGCTTCCTGATGCTGGGCGGATTTCAGGAAATCTTCTCGCCCGCCTACGTGGAAGACACCGACCTCTCCTTTCGGGCATGGAAGGCCGGCTGGGAGGTGCTGTTTGCTCCCGGCTCCATCGTCTATCACAAACACCGCGCCACCAGCAGCCGGCGCTTTGCCCCGGCGGAGCTGCAAACCCTGATCCAGCGCAATCAGTTCCTCTTCCTCTGGAAGAACATTCAAAGCTGGCCGCTGCTGCTTGCTCACTCCACATTTCTCCCCTGGAACTGCTATCGCCTGGCTCGCGATCACGGCCTGATTGTGTGGCGCAGCCTGCTCCAGGCCGTTGTCAGGCTCCCGGCGCTGGTCCGTGCCAGGCTGCGCGCAGCCTTCCGCGAGGCGCGCGCGGACACGGAGGTGTTTAAGCTCCTGGCTATGCCCGCGCTCTATTTCGCCCGCTTGCGCTCCGCGCACCGGATTCAGCCGCGGGAGCCGTCACGCGTTCTTTGGATGACCGCCTATCTCCCGTATCTGGGACGGCATGCCGGCGCCGGCCGCATGTATCATCTGCTCCGGCGCATCACACGGCGTTACCGCGTCACGTTGCTCACCTTCATCGAGGGAGAAGAGGAAAAGCAGTTCCTGCCGGAGCTGGAGTCCATGTGCGAAATGGTGATCGCCATGCCGCGCCTCGCGCCGCCGCGTTGGCAGCCTTTCGCCTATGAGCCTTTCAGAGAGTTCCTCATCCCGCAGATGGAGCAGGCCATGCAGCTTTGCCTCGAGAGCCGGGACTTCGACCTGATCCAGCTGGAATACACGCAGATGGCTGGATACGCACAAAAGGCACTCGGTATTCCTACGCTGCTGACCAAGCACGAAGTTGATTTCGCCGCCTGGGCGCGGCGCGCGCGAGTGGAATCGAATCCGCTGCTCAAGCTGCGCTGGTTTTACAACTACCTTCAGGTTCTCGACCGCGAGGTGGCGCTGCAGCACCGCGTCGACGCTGCGATCTGCATGACCGATCCCGACATGCAGGAGCTGAGACGATTCTGCCCGTCGGCCCCGGTCCATGTGATCAATACCGGCGTCGACCTGGACTACTTCCAGCCTCCCGAACAGCCGGCATCGGGGGGCCGGCTGGTGTTTGTCGGCGCCTTCCAGCATGAGCCCAATACCGATGCCATGGTTTACTTTTGCAGCCAGGTTCTGCCTTTGCTGCGAGCGAAGGTCTCGGGCACCGAACTTTTCATCATCGGCAGCAATCCATCTCCGCGAATCCTCTCCTTGGCAGATATCCCTGGAGTTCGAGTAACCGGCTTTGTGCCGGACATCAGGCCGTTCATGGCGTCCGGTTCAGTTTATGTCGTACCCCTGCGCCTGGGCGTGGGCATTCGCGGCAAGATCCTGGAGGCCTGGGGCATGGCACTGCCGGTGGTGGCCACATCGGTTGCATGTGCCGGCCTGCGTTATCGGGATGGAGAGAACCTCATGGTCGCCGACACCGCCGAGGACTTCGCCGCGCGTGTGGCTGCACTGCTCAAGGACCCTGCCCGTCGCGAACGCATGGGACGCGAGGGCCGGAAAGTTGCCGAGCAGTTCTATGGTTGGGATGCCGTCGCCTCCCAGCTTGACGGCCTTTATCAGACTTACATGGCGCAGGCGCCGCAAAACGGCATTGAAGTGCGGCGTCCTGGCGCCGCTTTATAA
- a CDS encoding glycosyltransferase family 2 protein — MILISVVIPNYSGAACLEPCLQSLMRQTYLQMEVVVVDNASQDHSVELVRRVAPHARILSLQGNLGFAAAVNRGVKAARGEWIAVLNNDTEAANDWLAECAAAIGRHPDASFLACRILDYSNRKRIYSAGDCFLRAGIGYRRGQEKPDGEEYGRETQVFSACGCAALYRRTALEAAGGYDEQFFAYLEDVDLGLRLQAAGARGYYVPGAVVFHLGGATSGGEFAPLAVRLRTRNAVLLLLKSVPGRILWRCSPMILAGQAFWFGRVLVRGRLWSYLRGLAGAITLAPAMLRHRRGMCGLWKSSGEQLWRSILESENLARRDYSRRDAGRSHFLAWYFRLF, encoded by the coding sequence ATGATATTGATCTCGGTCGTCATTCCGAATTACAGCGGCGCCGCCTGCCTTGAGCCCTGCCTGCAATCACTGATGCGGCAGACCTACCTCCAGATGGAAGTAGTGGTGGTCGACAACGCTTCTCAGGATCACTCGGTCGAACTGGTACGGCGGGTGGCACCTCATGCCAGGATTCTGTCCCTGCAAGGCAATCTGGGCTTCGCTGCGGCAGTCAACCGTGGCGTCAAGGCTGCGCGCGGAGAATGGATCGCGGTTCTGAACAACGACACCGAGGCCGCAAACGATTGGCTCGCGGAGTGCGCCGCCGCAATCGGGCGGCATCCCGATGCTTCCTTCCTGGCGTGCCGCATCCTGGACTACAGCAACCGCAAGCGCATTTACAGCGCCGGAGATTGCTTTCTGCGCGCCGGCATCGGCTACCGCCGCGGGCAGGAAAAGCCGGACGGCGAGGAGTACGGCCGCGAGACCCAGGTTTTTTCCGCCTGCGGCTGCGCGGCGCTTTATCGCAGGACTGCGCTGGAAGCCGCGGGGGGGTACGATGAGCAGTTCTTCGCCTATCTGGAGGACGTTGACCTTGGGCTGCGTTTGCAGGCCGCAGGCGCACGCGGCTACTACGTGCCCGGTGCCGTGGTCTTTCATCTCGGGGGCGCCACCAGCGGCGGCGAGTTCGCCCCACTGGCGGTGCGCCTGCGCACGCGTAATGCGGTCCTGCTCTTGCTGAAAAGTGTGCCGGGGCGCATTCTGTGGCGCTGCAGCCCCATGATTCTCGCCGGGCAGGCGTTCTGGTTCGGTCGCGTGCTGGTCCGCGGCCGGCTGTGGAGCTACCTGCGCGGGCTGGCTGGAGCGATCACGCTGGCGCCGGCCATGCTCAGGCATCGCCGCGGCATGTGTGGTCTCTGGAAAAGTTCGGGGGAACAGCTCTGGCGCTCGATCCTGGAATCGGAAAACCTGGCGCGCCGCGACTACTCGCGCCGGGACGCGGGAAGATCACACTTTTTGGCCTGGTACTTCCGGCTGTTTTAG